From a single Pleurodeles waltl isolate 20211129_DDA chromosome 10, aPleWal1.hap1.20221129, whole genome shotgun sequence genomic region:
- the LOC138261439 gene encoding hemoglobin larval subunit alpha — protein sequence MVLSAEEKALVVGLCGKISGHCDALGGEALDRLFASFGQTRTYFSHFDLSPGSADVKRHGGKVLSAIGEAAKHIDSMDQALSKLSDLHAYNLRVDPGNFQLLSHCIQAVLAAHFPADFTPQCQAAWDKFLAAVSAVLTSKYR from the exons ATGGTTCTGTCAGCTGAAGAAAAGGCCCTGGTGGTCGGCCTCTGCGGAAAGATCTCTGGCCACTGCGATGCCCTCGGAGGTGAAGCCTTGGACAG GCTGTTTGCCAGCTTCGGCCAGACGAGGACCTACTTCAGCCACTTCGACCTCTCCCCGGGCTCTGCTGACGTGAAACGACATGGAGGCAAGGTCCTAAGCGCCATCGGTGAAGCAGCCAAGCACATCGATAGCATGGACCAGGCCCTGTCTAAACTGAGCGACCTGCACGCCTACAACCTCCGCGTGGACCCCGGAAACTTCCAG CTGCTGTCTCACTGCATTCAGGCTGTGCTGGCTGCCCACTTCCCTGCCGACTTCACCCCTCAGTGCCAGGCTGCCTGGGACAAGTTCCTGGCCGCAGTGTCTGCCGTCCTGACCTCCAAGTACAGATAA